The DNA region CTGGAACGTCACGCCGGTGTCCGGCTCCATGTGGATCCGGGCCCGGGACTTCCCGAACGCCATCACCCCCGGCGGCCCCTGCCCGAGCTGCCCGGACATGCGCCGCATCACCCAGGCCCAGAACAGCAGCCCGATCGCGATCGGCGCGATCCAGACCCAGAACAGGTCGCCCATGCCGCCTCCGGCCACCGCGTCGTAGGGCACGCCGGCCTTCTCCACCGCCTGCACCAGGTCGTCGCCGCCGCCCGGGATGCGCGTCGCGACGTAGGGCAGCGCCTGGCCGTTGCGCTCGCCGTCGCCCTGCGCCGGCTGCGGCTGCGCGCCGCCGCCCTGGGCCGCGCCGGCCTCCACCGGCTTCGGCACCCCGCGGACCCAGTCCGGCCCGATCACGACGCGCTCGAACGCGCCCTGGCGGACCATCTCCTTGAACTGCGAGTACGGGATGCGCCGCACGCCCACGTCCTGGAACGCGCGGAACAGGAAGATCGCGAGCGCGATGAGGACCAGCCACGCCGCCGGCGACGCGAGCGGAATGCGGGACTGGGAGCCGGACCCGCCGGGCCCGCGCCCCCGCTCGTTGCGCTGCCCGTGGCCCTTCTTCTCGTCTGCCGACACCGAGGCCTCCCGCCCCCTTCGCAGGCAATCTGCGCACGTCCGGGGATCGGGCAATCCGGGTAAGCGCGGAGGGCCCCGGCAGGCTGCTCGCCGTCGGGGGCCTGCGGACGGGTCAGGCGGGGCGGGACCCGGCGCCGGCCCGTGCGGGCGGCGCGGCTCGCGCGGGCGGCGGCGGCGGCGGCGCGGTGCGGACGGGCTACAGGCCGAGCAGCTTCGCGATGCTCTTCTCGTCGGCCGGCGGGAACTCGTACTGATCGAGCTCGTCCGGCCGGACCCACCGGTGGTCGTGCACGCGGATGTGCTGGATGGGCCCGCGGACCAGGCGGCAGCGGTAGACGCAGAAGTCGATGTCGTAGGCCTCGTACGCGTGCTCCACGTGGATCACGCGGCCGCCCACCTCGACGCCGATGCCCATCTCCTCGGCGAGCTCGCGCGCCAGCGCCGCGGGGTCGGTCTCACCCGCCTCCACGCGCCCGCCGGGGAACTCCCACAGCAGCGGCAGCGAGGCGGTGGGCGGGCGCTGGGTGATGAGGTAGCGCCCGTCCTGCTCGATCATCGCTCCCACCACGCGGATCTTCCGGCGCATGTCGTGAACGCTCCGTCTGCGGTCCCGTGGTGCCACCGCGCGCGGGAGGGCCGCGCCGCGCGCGTCCAGGGATTGTAGAATCCGCCCACGATGACGTCCATCCGCTTCCTCGGCGCGGCAGGCACGGTGACGGGCTCACGGTTCCTGGTGGAGACCGGCTCGGTCCGGGTCCTGGTGGACGCCGGGCTGTTCCAGGGCCACAAGGAGCTGCGCCTCCGGAACCGCGCCCCCTGGCCGGTCTCCCCGCGATCGCTGACGGCGGTGGTCCTGACGCACGCGCACGTGGACCACAGCGGGGCGCTGCCGCTGCTGGGGCGCCAGGGCTTCCGCGGCCCGGTCCACTGCACCCCGGCCACCCGCGACCTGGCGGGCCTGCTCCTCCCCGACTCCGGGAGGCTCCAGGAGGAGGAGGCGCGCTACGCCAACCGGAAGGGCTACTCGAAGCATGCGCCCGCCCTCCCCCTCTACACCGAGCAGGACGCGCTCGAGGTCCTGCCCCAGCTCGCGCCGCTGCAGTACGCCGAGCCTCGCCAGATCGCGCCCGGCGTGACCCTCCGCCTCCACCGCGCCGGGCACATCCTGGGCAGCGCGCTGGCGGAGGTGAGCGTGGGGGGCGCGCGCGGGGTGCGGCTCCTGTTCAGCGGCGACCTGGGCCGCTACGGCGCCCCCATCCTCCCGGACCCGGAGCCCGGGCCCGCCGCCGACGCGCTGGTGCTCGAGAGCACCTACGCCGGCCGGCGCCACGAGGCGGGATCGCCCGCCGCGGCGCTCGCGGCCGAGGTCCACGCCGTCGTCCGCTCCGGCGGCGCGCTGGTCGTGCCGGCGTTCGCGGTGGGGCGCACCCAGGAGATCCTGTTCACGCTGCGTGAGCTGGAGGACCGCGGCGAGATCCCGTCCGTCCCGGTGTTCGTGGACTCGCCCATGGCGGTGGACGCGACGCCGATCTACCTGGCGCACCGCGAGGACCACGACGACGAGACCATCCGGCGCATCGCGGCCGGCGAGGAGCCGCTCCGGCCCGCGAAGCTGGCGTTCTGCCGCAGCCCGGACCAGTCGAAGGCCATCAACGACGTGCGCGGCCCGTGCGTCATCCTGTCGGCCTCGGGCATGGCCACCGGCGGCCGGGTGCTCCACCACCTGGCGCGCCGCCTCCCCGACGCGCGCAACACCGTCCTGCTGGTGGGCTTCCAGGCCGGCGGCACCCGCGGCTGGCGCCTGCAGAACGGCGCCGAGACGCTGCGCATCCACGGCGAGGACGTGCCGGTGAGGGCGCGCGTCGCGACGCTCGGCGGCTTCTCGGCCCACGCCGACGAGGCGGAGATCCGGCGCTGGCTCGCCACGCTCCCGGCGCAGCCGCGCCGGACGTTCCTGGTGCACGGCGAGCCGACGGCGCTGGCCGCGGCCAAGGCGCGGATGGACGAGATGGGCTGGCCCGCGCTCGTCCCCTCGCACCTCGAGGAGGTCCGGCTGTGACCGGCGGGGAGCGCGGGCGCACCGCGCTGGTCCTGTCCGGCGGCGGGGCGCGGGGCGCGTACGAGGCCGGCGTGGTCCGCTACCTGCGCGAGGAGCTCGCGCCCGAGCTCGGGTACCAGCCGCGCTTCGACGTCCTCTCCGGCACCAGCATCGGCGCGGTGAACGCCTGCGTGATGGCCTCGACCGCGGACGTCCCCGCGCAGCAGGGCGTCGCGCTCGCCGCCGCCTGGCGCAGCCTCAAGCTGGAGAAGGTGTTCCACTGGAGCGCCCTCAACCTGGCCGCCCTGCCCGGCTACGTGGTCCGCCAGCTCCGCGCCACGCGGATGCGCCACCTGAGCTGGCGCCTGTCCGACTTCGTGTTCCCGGAGGCCTTGGCGCAGCTGGTCCACCACCGGATCGACTGGCCGCGCCTGCACCGCAACGTGCGCGACGGCCACGTGGGCGCGCTCACCGTCAGCGCCACCGACCTCGGCACCGGCCGCGCGGTGGTGTTCGTGGAGAGCCTGCGCGCGCTGCCCGAGTGGAGCCGCGATCCGCTGGTCGAGGCCCGCGCCTGCGCCATCGGACCGGCCCACGCGCTCGCCTCGGGCGCGATCCCGCTGCTGTTCCGCCCGGTCCGCATCGAGGACTCCTGGTTCGTGGACGGCAGCGTCCGCCAGAACACGCCGCTCGCGCCCGCGCTCCGCCTGGGCGCCGAGCGCGTGCTCGTGATCGCGCTCCGGGCCGAGGGGCGCAAGGCGGAGCGGGCGCCCCGCCTTCACCCGGAGGAGGTGCCCACCACCGCCGCGCAGCTCGGGCGGCTGCTGAACGCCCTGCTGCTCGACCACGCCGACTACGACATCGACCGCCTCCGCCACGTGAACGCGATGATGGACCGCGCCGAGCAGGTGTTCGGCCCGGGCTTCGCCGAGCAGCTCGCCTCGATCTCCGCCCGCGAGCTGGGCGCGCCGTTCCGCCGGGTGCGCGAGCTCGTGATCCGGCCGTCCCGCGACATCGGCGTCCTCGCGCACGAGCACGCCGCCCGCCGGGTCCGGCACCTGCGCCCCGGCACGCTGGCGGCGCGCCTGCTGCGCCGGGCCGCCGCCGACACGGAGGCCGCGGCCGACGGCGCCGCCGACCTGGCCAGCTTCCTGCTGTTCGACGGCGACTTCGCCGACGAGCTCATGGCGCTCGGCCACGCCGACGCGCGCCGGAGCCGCGAGGCCCTGCGCGCGTTCTTCGCCGAGCCGGCCGCCGCCGGGGCGCGCACCGCATGACGCGCGCCACGCCGCCCGTGCCCTTCGAGCGCCCCACCCTGCTCGACGGGGCCATGGGCACGGCGCTCCTCGACGCCGGCCTCCCCGCCGGCGCGCTGCCCGAGGCGTGGGTGCTCGAGCGGCCCGAGGCGATCGCCGCGGTCCACGCCGCCCACGCCGCGGCCGGCGCCGGGGTGGTGCTCACCTGCACGTTCAACGCGGCCGGCCCGCGCCTCGACGCGCTCGTCCCGGCGGACCGGGTCGGCGCGCTCTGCGCCGCCGCGGTGCGCCTCGCGCGCCGGGCCGCCCCCCGCGCGCGCGTGGCCGGCGACCTCGGGCCCACCGCGCTCTACGGCCCCGGCCGGCCGGCCCCCGACGCCGGCGCCGTGCGCGCGCGCTACGCCCGGGCCGCCGAGGCGCTCGCCGCCGCCGGGGCCGACCTGCTCTGGGTCGAGTCGCAGTGGGACCTCGCCGAGGCGCGCCTCGCGCTCGACGCCGCGCGCGCCGCCGGCCTGCCGGTGGTGGTGACGTTCGCGCTGGGTGAAGAGGCCGGCCGGCTCGCGGCGCCCGACGGGACGCCGGCCGAGGCGCTCCTCGAGGCGGTCGCGGAGGCCGGCGCCGCGGCGGCGGGGGTGAACTGCGTGCCGGCGGGAGCGGCGCTGGCCGCGCTCGCCGGCTGGGCCGCGCGGCGCCTGCCGGCGCCGTTCGTGGCGAAGCCCAGCCCCGGGCTGCCCGGCGCGGTGCTCGGGCCCGACGCGTTCGCGGAGGCGCTGCGGCCCGCGGTCGAGGCGGGCCTGTCCGTCGCCGGCGGCTGCTGCGGCGCCGGGCCCGCGCACCTGGCGGCGCTCGGGCGCCTGCTCGCGCGGCCCCGGGCCGGCTAGACCGGCGCGCCGGTCCGCGGATACGAGCCCAGGAGGTGCAGCTCGTGCACCTGCGCGCGCACGCCCTCGAGCGCGCTCGCGCCGGCGGGGTCCGCGCGGTGCCCCTCGAAGTCGAGGTAGAACACGTAGTGCCCCATGGCCTGCTTGGTGGGCCGGCTCTCGATCTTCGACAGGTTGATGCCGCGGCGGGCGAACTCGCCCATCACCTCGTACAGCCCGCCCGGCCGGTCGCGATCGAGCGTGAACGCGATGCTGGTCCGGTCGGCGCCGGTGGGCGG from Anaeromyxobacter dehalogenans 2CP-C includes:
- a CDS encoding homocysteine S-methyltransferase family protein; protein product: MTRATPPVPFERPTLLDGAMGTALLDAGLPAGALPEAWVLERPEAIAAVHAAHAAAGAGVVLTCTFNAAGPRLDALVPADRVGALCAAAVRLARRAAPRARVAGDLGPTALYGPGRPAPDAGAVRARYARAAEALAAAGADLLWVESQWDLAEARLALDAARAAGLPVVVTFALGEEAGRLAAPDGTPAEALLEAVAEAGAAAAGVNCVPAGAALAALAGWAARRLPAPFVAKPSPGLPGAVLGPDAFAEALRPAVEAGLSVAGGCCGAGPAHLAALGRLLARPRAG
- a CDS encoding (deoxy)nucleoside triphosphate pyrophosphohydrolase, which translates into the protein MRRKIRVVGAMIEQDGRYLITQRPPTASLPLLWEFPGGRVEAGETDPAALARELAEEMGIGVEVGGRVIHVEHAYEAYDIDFCVYRCRLVRGPIQHIRVHDHRWVRPDELDQYEFPPADEKSIAKLLGL
- a CDS encoding MBL fold metallo-hydrolase RNA specificity domain-containing protein; this translates as MTSIRFLGAAGTVTGSRFLVETGSVRVLVDAGLFQGHKELRLRNRAPWPVSPRSLTAVVLTHAHVDHSGALPLLGRQGFRGPVHCTPATRDLAGLLLPDSGRLQEEEARYANRKGYSKHAPALPLYTEQDALEVLPQLAPLQYAEPRQIAPGVTLRLHRAGHILGSALAEVSVGGARGVRLLFSGDLGRYGAPILPDPEPGPAADALVLESTYAGRRHEAGSPAAALAAEVHAVVRSGGALVVPAFAVGRTQEILFTLRELEDRGEIPSVPVFVDSPMAVDATPIYLAHREDHDDETIRRIAAGEEPLRPAKLAFCRSPDQSKAINDVRGPCVILSASGMATGGRVLHHLARRLPDARNTVLLVGFQAGGTRGWRLQNGAETLRIHGEDVPVRARVATLGGFSAHADEAEIRRWLATLPAQPRRTFLVHGEPTALAAAKARMDEMGWPALVPSHLEEVRL
- a CDS encoding patatin-like phospholipase family protein; its protein translation is MTGGERGRTALVLSGGGARGAYEAGVVRYLREELAPELGYQPRFDVLSGTSIGAVNACVMASTADVPAQQGVALAAAWRSLKLEKVFHWSALNLAALPGYVVRQLRATRMRHLSWRLSDFVFPEALAQLVHHRIDWPRLHRNVRDGHVGALTVSATDLGTGRAVVFVESLRALPEWSRDPLVEARACAIGPAHALASGAIPLLFRPVRIEDSWFVDGSVRQNTPLAPALRLGAERVLVIALRAEGRKAERAPRLHPEEVPTTAAQLGRLLNALLLDHADYDIDRLRHVNAMMDRAEQVFGPGFAEQLASISARELGAPFRRVRELVIRPSRDIGVLAHEHAARRVRHLRPGTLAARLLRRAAADTEAAADGAADLASFLLFDGDFADELMALGHADARRSREALRAFFAEPAAAGARTA